The Polaribacter sp. Q13 sequence TAAAGACATCTTTTTGCGCATAATTTTATTCTGAGAATTTATACTGTTTTTAGGAGAAACCTATTTCATCTTGTTATTTTTGTAGCGAACATATCTTTGTAAAGTTTTAGTAGAATTAATTTAAAATTTAGAATGAATTTAGAAATTGGAAATAAGGTAGCCGTTTTAGATGATGTTCTAAAAGGAAAAGTCATCAATATTAATGGTGATGAGATTTTTGTAGAAACTACGGATGGTATGGTGTTTAAGTTTCATTCGTCTGAGTTAGTTAGAATTGATGTAGAGCAACATGAATTATCTAAATATAGCGATATAAATAATGCTTTATTAAAAGATAAGATAGCCCAAAATCCACCGAAGAAAAGTTTATTCAAAAAGGAAAAAAAGGAAGTGATTTTAGAAGTCGATTTACATATAAATAAACTTGCAAAATCTACAAAATATATGGATAATTATGATATGTTAAATCTTCAGCTAGATACCGCAAAAAACAAAGTAGAGTTTGCTATTTCTAAAAGAATTTCTAAAGTAGTCTTTATTCATGGAGTAGGAGAAGGAGTATTAAGATCAGAACTTCAAAGATTGTTAAGTAAATACCCTGTTAAATTTTATGATGCTTCCTATAAGAAATATGGATTAGGAGCAACAGAGGTTTACATTTTTCAAAACCCTAATTAATTGTAATTTTAAGTTATGAATACTGTTTATTTAGATAGCGCAGCAACCACACAAATAGATGATGAAGTTATAGATGTAATATATACTTCTATGAAAAGTAATTATGGTAATCCTTCATCAATTCATCATTTTGGAAGAAAAGCAAAAACTGCGGTAGAAACTGCAAGGAAAAAAATTGCGAAACATTTTAATGTAACTGCAAGTGAAATTATTTTTACTGCAGGAGGTACAGAAGCAGATAATTTAATTTTACACAATGCTGTTTTTAATCTTGGAGTTAAAAGAATTATTACATCTAAAATAGAGCATCATGCCGTTTTACATACGTGTAATCATTTAGAAAAAACACATCACATTATTGTAGATTATGTTGATGTTGATGAATTTGGAACAGTTAATACTAAACATTTAGAAGAACTTTTATCAGCTTCAAAAGAAAAAACATTAGTAAGTTTAATGTTGATAAATAATGAAATTGGTAACATTTTAGATATTGATACTATTGCTGTAATTTGTAAAAATAACAATGCATTATTTCATTCAGATACTGTACAAGCTATTACTCATTATCCAATTGATTTACAAAAAATACCTGTAGATTTTATTGTAGCAAGTGCACATAAGTTTCATGGACCAAAAGGTGTAGGGTTTGCCTTTTTTAGAAAAGGATTTGGAATTTTACCGATGCTTCATGGTGGCGATCAAGAAATGGGAGCTAGGTCTAGTACAGAAAATGTACATGCAATTTTAGGCATGGAAAAAGCATTAGAAATTGCAATTAAAAATTTAGATAAGGACAAAAAAGATATAGAAAATTTAAAAGGATATTTTATGACTGAATTAAAGAGTCTTTCTAAAAATATTCAGTTTAACGGACTTTCTTCAGACTTAGAAAAAAGTAGTTATACCATTTTAAATGTGCGTTTTCCTTTTACAAATGAGATGCTTTTATTTAGTTTAGATATGGCTGAAATTGCTGTTTCTGGTGGAAGTGCATGCCAAAGTGGAAGCAATAAAGGTTCACATGTTTTAAGAGAAATTTTAAATGATGCTGATGCCGATAAAACTTCAGTTCGTTTTTCTTTTTCAAAATATACTACAAAACAAGAAATAGACTTTGTAGTAAATTATTTAAGAGAAAATATTTAAAATAAGGTGTTAAATATAAAAACATCGCTAGTATTAAAAAATATTTTTAATACTAGCGATGTTTTTCATTATTTCAACTTCAAAAAAGATATGTTATACTTTAAACCAAGGTTGATAAAAGGGCTACTTAATTCGCCTCCTTTTGCTTTTACATAACCTGCAGCTGCTCTTAAATTTAACGTTTTAGAAAGCTCATAATTAAATCCTAAACTAGGTTTTATAATTAAACCTTGCCCTGTACTAATGTTTCCTCCACCTGCGGCACCTCCTAAAACTTGTGTAAAAAAGGAAGTAGAATTATTTAACATCGGATTCGTTTTTAAACCTAAACCAACCAAACCTTCTGCATAAGCACCTGCATTACCAAAATTGGCAAAAGAAGTTTGACCAGCTACAAATATATTTTTATTTAAATCTAAATTTACTTGTAAAGAAATTTGATGCATGTGTTCTGTTACATCTTCCATTCTTTTGGCATTAAAATACATGTCTTGCTTTACAATTACCTCAAAACCTTTAAATTTTCCTTGTGTAAAAGAATTATTTTCGATTTTTACACCATTTCTCTCTATATAATATTTAATACCAACTCCAAAAGTAGAGGTATAAAAATCTTTATTGGGAGTTAATAAATACCCTTTGTTAACGGATACATAAATGTCTTTAAATAGTTGTTGTTCAAGTGATATGTCTGGGTAGAATAAAAAACCTCCTTTACTATCTACTCCGCCACCGCCACCAGCACCAATACCAAGTTTAGCTAAAATGTTGGTTCTGTTATTGTTCATGGATAAATGATAACCTCCACCTAAAAAAACATCCATATAACCAGCTCTAATGCCATCATAGGCGCCATCTACTTTTAAAAATGTAAACCAGTTTTTGTTTAAGTAAGATGTATATTCAAACCCAGCTAATTTTATGGTTTTACCTTCTAAAATTTGATTATCTGTAGATCTAGCCTTGCTTAAAACTTTTAAATTATTAAAGTGAACCATTAAAGAATTTCTTTTTGGATTTTGATTCCAACGAGTATTTTCAAAATGATTTAAATCTATTTCTTTTTCTGCCGATTTATAATTTGAATATTCAAAATCTAAAGGAATTTCTAAAGCAACATTTAGTTGATGTCCTTTAATTTCTCCACCATCAAAAAAGTTAATATAACTCCAACCTCCATTTATTGAAAAGTCTTTAAAATCATAACCTAAATTAAAATGAGGTAAGATAAAAGCACCACCACCATCTGGAGCACCCGCACCACCACCACCACCAAAATGAAAACCGGTATCTGCATATAATTTTTTAGAAAAATATTTTTTAAGACCTGCATTTACACCTAATGTAAAAAAACCTCCTCTAATGCCGGAAATAGAACCATAAAGTCCAACACCTGTATAGAACTCATCATTTAAAAATAGATTATAATGAATTCCTGTAAATCCCATATTTGGCTCATTAAAATTAAGAGGAGTTGCATTAGTGATAGGCATATCTATGGAAAGGAAATCTATTTTTGCAAATCCTTTTTGTGTTATTTTCTTCGGAATATTTTCTGTTTGAGAAAATAGTATTTGTTGAGAAATAAGTACTATAAATAAAAAAATAATCTTTTTCATAAAGTGATTTTTATCTTTTTTTGATGGTAATAATTACTGTTTTAGAAGTAGGAGTATTACTAATATCTGCTTTACTTTTTAAAGGTACGAGTACATTGGCTTCTTCCGTAAAAGGTTGCTACAACAGATGTACTTGAAGCATTATTACAGACTGATTTGTTTTAAAAAAGCAGCAAATTCACTAGTAATTCTAGTGCCTTTTGCTACTAATTGCCAATCTCTTATCACTAATTTTTTAGAATTATCATCAATCCAACGCCTTCTAATAACATGTAGAAAAACGTTTTTACCTCGGATTGGAAAATCTTGAATAGTTGCTTCTGGAAAAAAGCCTTTAGAACTTAATTTTAGTCCTATGAATTCATCAGGAATTGTATTTAATTCTGTAAAATGGAAATGTAGTTCTCCTTGTTTTACCTCGTGTTTAGTTAATTTAAAATAATCAACAAGAATTTCTGGTAATAGTAATTTAGCAAGTTCAATTGAAGTATCCAAAATAGAAATAATTTTAAAGTCAAAGTTCTTCCTTTTTATTTTACTCCACAACTTTTTGTGTTGATCCGTAATTAGATAAAGATTTTGAACTAGTTTCTGTTAAGGCTGATTATAAGTCTTATAAAATTAATTTTTACTTTAGGATATAAAATATCTATCTATTTAATATATCGCTTATCCCTTCATATAACGAATTTATTTTAAGAATAGAAACTCAAGTGTTTCGGCTAAATCTTTGAATACTATACTTTTTAAGTTTGCATTCATTTCTAAAACCTCTTAAAACAACAAAAACCCACTTTATTACGGTGGGTTGTTGTTGTGGTATATCTAATTGCTCTTTGGATTTTATACAGAGAACTAGAACCAAGATTAACATGCTTATGGTTTACACGTATATAATTGGTTGAGATAATATTTATTTCAAATTAAAAAAAATAGCTTTTATATACTTTTAATTTCTTCTTTAAATTCTAATAATTTAGGGTCTATTTCAATTCCTAAAGATTTCATTATTTCAATATTTTTATTCACGTTTTCTAGTGCTTTTTCTTTATTACCTTGCCTCTTATAAAAAACTGCTAAAGTCCAACTAAACATAGGGTTTATTACTTTTCCTTCAGTAAGAGCAATTATTTCCTCTGCATCAGTAATGGCTCTTTCTGTAATGTCAAGTTTTATAAATGTTGAATCTATAGCCACTTTCATTAAGACATTAATAACTAATCCAGTTCCAGACCTTATGTTTCCCTTTTTTAAATATTTTTTACCATATTTCATACTGTGATTGTACAACTTAAGATGCTCTTTATTGTCTCCGTAAAAACTTGAAAGTAATAGAACTTCGGCCTCTTGCTGACTTTTCATTTCATATTCATTTTTTGCTTTTTCAATGGCCTCCTGAAACTCCTCTAAACTTAATTTTACCGTAAGGCTAGATAAATACTGGAAGATGGTTACTCGAAGTAATTTATCGTAAGCTTCCTCATGAGCTCCATCAAGCTTTATAAATTTATCTTTATTATCAAGTAAGAACTTGTACTTTTCACTACCATATTTAAGGGAATTGGAGATAGATAAAATTGTAATTATATCTGTATCTAAAATGTCTTCAGCGTTATAACTCCCTAAGAAATCTTCAGCTATTTGTGTTGCTTCTTTATACTTACGCTCATTATTTAAAGCCATTATATAGTCAATAATAAACTTTGGATTCCGTTCTCCACTTGTATATTTTTTTACAATAGCGTCTTTTTGTCTTGATGGGTCTACAGCAATTTTTGCCTGCTCAATTAAAACATTTGTATCACAATAGCCAATTTGTGTATGTACCACCTTTCCTGATGCATCTATAAATAGCATGGTTGGATAGCTATTAACTCCATATTTTTTTTGAAGTTCAATGCCTTTGCCTTTTTCCATGTCTATTTTTATATTGACAAAATTATCATTTAAGTAGTCACCAACGTCTTTTTGCGTAAATACCTCTTTACTCATTTTTTTACAAGGTTCACACCAAGTTGTATAGCAATCCATAAATATTAATTTATTTTCTTTTTTATCTTTTTCTAAAGCTTGTGCAAAAGTGCCGTGCTCAAAATTAATACCTTGAGAGAATATCGTTGTAAACACACAGCTTACAAATAATGTTAAAACTATTTTTTTCATTGTTATTCTTTTAATTTAGATTTACTTTGTTTTATAAACTTTTAATATGGTTATCGAAGAATGCATATTATTGATTCACCTTTCTTATTTTCTTCATAAAAGACATTAAAATGTCTTAATGCTTCGCCAAATAATACAAAGTTTCATGTATTCTTTTTTTTGGAATCCTGATAGTGGAGAAGGGCTTCCATATCTTGTTTGCACTTTTTAATTTAAGCATATAATTCCTATAAGGTTTCAATACTTTTTGCTTTCTTCTTTAAATATTTTGCAATTCTTATTCAAAAAATCTACAACTTTTATTGTTAAAAAATTTCTTTTGACAACATTTTACAAGGGCCACACTAATCTGTATAACAATCTATAAAAACCAATTTGGTTTCTTTTTTACCTTTTTCTAAAGTTTGTGCAAAAGTTCCATGCTAAAATTTAATGCCTTGTGTAAATACATTGAGGTATAGCACTACTGCTAGTATAATTCCTAATAAGTTCTTCATATATTTATTTTTTGAAAATTATATAGAAACTAATAATTGGTAAATACTTATTTATCTAAAAA is a genomic window containing:
- a CDS encoding thioredoxin fold domain-containing protein produces the protein MKKIVLTLFVSCVFTTIFSQGINFEHGTFAQALEKDKKENKLIFMDCYTTWCEPCKKMSKEVFTQKDVGDYLNDNFVNIKIDMEKGKGIELQKKYGVNSYPTMLFIDASGKVVHTQIGYCDTNVLIEQAKIAVDPSRQKDAIVKKYTSGERNPKFIIDYIMALNNERKYKEATQIAEDFLGSYNAEDILDTDIITILSISNSLKYGSEKYKFLLDNKDKFIKLDGAHEEAYDKLLRVTIFQYLSSLTVKLSLEEFQEAIEKAKNEYEMKSQQEAEVLLLSSFYGDNKEHLKLYNHSMKYGKKYLKKGNIRSGTGLVINVLMKVAIDSTFIKLDITERAITDAEEIIALTEGKVINPMFSWTLAVFYKRQGNKEKALENVNKNIEIMKSLGIEIDPKLLEFKEEIKSI
- a CDS encoding transposase; the protein is MDTSIELAKLLLPEILVDYFKLTKHEVKQGELHFHFTELNTIPDEFIGLKLSSKGFFPEATIQDFPIRGKNVFLHVIRRRWIDDNSKKLVIRDWQLVAKGTRITSEFAAFLKQISL
- a CDS encoding Smr/MutS family protein, whose translation is MNLEIGNKVAVLDDVLKGKVININGDEIFVETTDGMVFKFHSSELVRIDVEQHELSKYSDINNALLKDKIAQNPPKKSLFKKEKKEVILEVDLHINKLAKSTKYMDNYDMLNLQLDTAKNKVEFAISKRISKVVFIHGVGEGVLRSELQRLLSKYPVKFYDASYKKYGLGATEVYIFQNPN
- a CDS encoding cysteine desulfurase family protein; the encoded protein is MNTVYLDSAATTQIDDEVIDVIYTSMKSNYGNPSSIHHFGRKAKTAVETARKKIAKHFNVTASEIIFTAGGTEADNLILHNAVFNLGVKRIITSKIEHHAVLHTCNHLEKTHHIIVDYVDVDEFGTVNTKHLEELLSASKEKTLVSLMLINNEIGNILDIDTIAVICKNNNALFHSDTVQAITHYPIDLQKIPVDFIVASAHKFHGPKGVGFAFFRKGFGILPMLHGGDQEMGARSSTENVHAILGMEKALEIAIKNLDKDKKDIENLKGYFMTELKSLSKNIQFNGLSSDLEKSSYTILNVRFPFTNEMLLFSLDMAEIAVSGGSACQSGSNKGSHVLREILNDADADKTSVRFSFSKYTTKQEIDFVVNYLRENI